The following are encoded together in the bacterium genome:
- a CDS encoding DUF1446 domain-containing protein produces MADVLRIANCSGFYGDRLSAAREMVEGGPIDVLTGDYLAELTLMILLKDRLRDPSLGWARTFLRQLEEVAATCKARGIRIVVNAGGLNPGGCADAVRALYRKLGLDAVVAHVEGDDLMPKLAALQARGEPLAHLDRGTSLAELRSPVLSANAYLGGWGIAEALGRGADVVICGRVTDAALTVGPAAWRFDWKRDDWDRLAGAVVAGHVIECGAQCTGGNYSFFREVPDLRHAGFPIAEMHADGSFVVTKHEGTGGLVSVGTVTAQLLYEIQGLDYPNPDVTARFDTIRLAQEGPDRVRVSGVRGTPPPPTTKVCINYPGGYKNSMTFVLTGLDVEEKARLAEETLWAAVGGREQFAETRVSLSRADRPDPASNEAAFAYLTIAVKDPDAAKVSRAAFSNHVVEMALASYPGFFMTTLPQGESQIGVYWPALVPSTDVEQVVVLGDERVPIAPVLPPDRHAAPPPAAAPAGDVPAGPTRDVPLGTICGARSGDKGGNANVGLWVRSEPAYRWLAGYLTADRLRELLPEARGLAVERYALPNLLALNFIVKGLLGDGVAASLRVDPQAKSLGEYVRARVVPIPVVLLEALPPR; encoded by the coding sequence ATGGCCGACGTGCTGCGCATCGCAAACTGTAGCGGCTTCTATGGCGACCGCCTGAGCGCGGCGCGCGAGATGGTGGAGGGCGGCCCGATCGACGTCCTCACCGGCGACTACCTCGCCGAGCTGACGTTGATGATCCTGCTGAAGGATCGGCTGCGCGACCCGTCGCTCGGCTGGGCGCGCACGTTCCTGCGCCAGCTGGAGGAGGTCGCGGCGACCTGCAAGGCGCGCGGCATCCGCATCGTCGTCAACGCGGGCGGCCTGAACCCCGGCGGCTGTGCCGACGCCGTGCGGGCGCTCTACCGCAAGCTCGGCCTCGACGCCGTGGTCGCGCACGTCGAAGGCGACGACCTCATGCCGAAGCTCGCCGCGCTCCAGGCGCGCGGCGAGCCGCTCGCGCACCTCGATCGCGGCACGTCGCTCGCGGAGCTGCGTTCGCCGGTGCTCTCGGCCAACGCGTATCTCGGCGGCTGGGGGATCGCCGAGGCGCTCGGGCGCGGCGCCGACGTCGTGATCTGCGGCCGCGTCACCGACGCCGCGCTCACCGTCGGCCCGGCGGCATGGCGCTTCGACTGGAAGCGCGACGACTGGGATCGGCTCGCCGGCGCCGTCGTCGCCGGACACGTCATCGAGTGCGGCGCGCAGTGCACCGGCGGCAACTACAGCTTCTTCCGCGAGGTCCCCGACCTGCGCCATGCGGGCTTCCCGATCGCCGAGATGCACGCGGACGGCAGCTTCGTCGTGACCAAGCACGAGGGGACGGGTGGGCTCGTCAGCGTCGGTACGGTCACGGCCCAGCTGCTCTACGAGATCCAGGGCCTCGACTACCCGAACCCCGACGTCACCGCGCGCTTCGACACCATCCGGCTCGCGCAGGAAGGCCCCGACCGCGTGCGCGTCTCCGGCGTGCGCGGCACGCCGCCGCCGCCGACCACGAAGGTCTGCATCAACTACCCCGGCGGCTACAAGAACAGCATGACGTTCGTGCTGACCGGGCTCGACGTCGAGGAGAAGGCGCGGCTCGCGGAGGAGACGCTGTGGGCGGCCGTGGGCGGGCGCGAGCAGTTCGCCGAAACGCGCGTGTCGCTGTCGCGCGCGGATCGGCCGGATCCGGCGAGCAACGAAGCCGCCTTCGCGTATCTCACCATCGCGGTGAAGGATCCCGACGCGGCGAAGGTCAGCCGCGCGGCGTTCTCGAACCACGTCGTCGAGATGGCGCTCGCGAGCTATCCCGGGTTCTTCATGACGACGCTGCCGCAGGGCGAGTCGCAGATCGGCGTGTACTGGCCGGCGCTGGTGCCGTCGACGGACGTGGAGCAGGTCGTCGTGCTCGGCGACGAGCGCGTCCCGATCGCGCCCGTGCTGCCGCCCGATCGCCACGCCGCGCCGCCGCCGGCCGCGGCACCGGCGGGCGACGTGCCGGCAGGCCCGACGCGCGACGTTCCGCTCGGCACCATCTGCGGCGCGCGCTCGGGCGACAAGGGCGGCAACGCGAACGTCGGCCTCTGGGTGCGCAGCGAGCCCGCCTACCGCTGGCTCGCCGGGTACCTGACGGCCGATCGACTTCGCGAGCTGCTGCCGGAGGCGCGCGGGCTCGCCGTCGAGCGCTACGCGCTGCCGAACCTGCTGGCGCTGAACTTCATCGTGAAGGGGTTGCTCGGCGATGGCGTCGCCGCGTCGTTGCGTGTCGATCCGCAGGCGAAGAGCCTCGGCGAGTACGTGCGCGCGCGCGTCGTGCCGATCCCCGTCGTGCTGCTCGAGGCGCTGCCGCCCCGTTGA
- a CDS encoding (2Fe-2S)-binding protein, which translates to MILCVCRGVSEHEVIEAIRTGARDLDDVSRRCDGAGTDCGSCQAHIAFHLIDGCPRRSAAA; encoded by the coding sequence ATGATCCTGTGCGTGTGCCGCGGCGTTTCCGAGCATGAGGTGATCGAGGCCATCCGAACGGGTGCCCGCGATCTCGACGACGTCTCCAGGCGCTGCGACGGCGCCGGTACCGACTGCGGCTCCTGCCAGGCCCACATCGCCTTCCACCTGATCGACGGTTGCCCGCGCCGGAGCGCCGCCGCCTAG
- a CDS encoding enoyl-CoA hydratase/isomerase family protein → MSTSEPVPQTVTRYDVHGRAAWITLAEPERRNALSGPMVTELLGHLGTAMDDPAVRAVVLTGTGPAFCAGADLKGGGGGAIGGGAENPFVRVLRTMWDGPKPVIVAANGHAFGGGLGLVAAADIAIAADGAMFSFSEVRIGVIPAMISVVVLPKIGPHHAMRLFLTGERFDASRARDYGLLHRVVAIDRLMTAVQEEVDAIALGGPIAVGEAKRLVRTVPRMRMDEAFAWTEARIAELFASPEAAEGMAAFAQKRKPAWAE, encoded by the coding sequence ATGTCGACCTCCGAGCCCGTTCCCCAGACCGTCACCCGCTACGACGTCCACGGGCGCGCCGCCTGGATCACGCTCGCCGAGCCCGAGCGCCGCAACGCCCTCTCCGGACCGATGGTCACGGAGCTGCTCGGGCACCTCGGGACGGCGATGGACGACCCGGCCGTCCGCGCCGTCGTGCTCACCGGGACGGGTCCGGCGTTCTGCGCCGGCGCCGATCTGAAGGGCGGCGGGGGCGGCGCCATCGGCGGCGGCGCGGAGAACCCGTTCGTGCGGGTGCTGCGCACCATGTGGGACGGGCCGAAGCCGGTGATCGTCGCCGCCAACGGCCATGCCTTCGGCGGCGGGCTCGGGCTGGTCGCGGCCGCGGACATCGCCATCGCGGCGGACGGGGCGATGTTCAGCTTCAGCGAGGTTCGCATCGGCGTCATCCCGGCGATGATCTCCGTCGTGGTGCTCCCGAAGATCGGTCCGCACCACGCGATGCGCCTCTTCCTCACGGGCGAGCGCTTCGACGCCTCGCGGGCCCGCGACTACGGGCTGCTGCATCGGGTCGTGGCCATCGACCGGCTGATGACGGCGGTGCAGGAGGAGGTCGATGCGATCGCGCTCGGCGGCCCCATCGCGGTGGGGGAGGCGAAGCGGCTGGTGCGCACGGTCCCGCGGATGCGGATGGACGAGGCCTTCGCCTGGACCGAGGCGCGCATCGCCGAGCTGTTCGCGTCGCCGGAGGCCGCCGAGGGCATGGCGGCGTTCGCCCAGAAGCGCAAGCCGGCGTGGGCCGAGTGA
- the metG gene encoding methionine--tRNA ligase, producing MADAPIYFTTPIYYVNAEPHLGHTYTTVVADTLVRFWRQRGRDAFFVTGTDEHGDKIAQAAAKAGVTPKAFADRVSGLFRTTWEQVGLTPGWFVRTTDPSHTAFVQRVLAGIHARGDIYFDRYTGLYCYGCERFYQERELVGGLCPDHKVAPTEIAEENYFFRMGQYQDRLVRLLEDEPERIQPDGYRREVLALLREPIGDLCISRPKARLTWGIDLPFDDRYVTYVWFDALLSYVSALDAAGRPELWPHAHHLIAKDILKPHAIFWPTMLMAAGMPLYRRLHVHGYWQMNQDKMSKSLGNVVRPLDMQARYGMDAFRYYLLREMAFGQDAEFSEQALVTRLNADLANGLGNLASRVLAMQQRYVAGVVQPAAPEGPDLALRAAFVVARRELDEHVAGLAFHRALEAVWRALDHANKYVTETAPFSLAKDPAQRPRVGAILRELCEALRVTAQLVAPFLPETAARLGAQLGLDAGTLADLGRPWGETFAAGHRTSNPEALFPRIEAVPA from the coding sequence ATGGCTGACGCGCCGATCTACTTCACGACCCCCATCTACTACGTGAACGCGGAGCCCCACCTGGGGCACACCTACACGACGGTGGTGGCGGACACGCTGGTGCGCTTCTGGCGCCAGCGCGGGCGTGACGCGTTCTTCGTCACCGGCACGGACGAGCACGGCGACAAGATCGCGCAGGCCGCGGCGAAGGCCGGCGTCACGCCGAAGGCCTTCGCCGACCGCGTGAGCGGCCTCTTCCGCACGACGTGGGAGCAGGTGGGGCTGACGCCGGGCTGGTTCGTACGTACCACCGACCCGTCGCACACGGCCTTCGTGCAGCGCGTGCTCGCCGGGATCCATGCGCGCGGCGACATCTACTTCGACCGCTACACCGGCCTCTACTGCTACGGCTGCGAGCGCTTCTACCAGGAGCGCGAGCTCGTGGGGGGCCTCTGCCCCGACCACAAGGTCGCGCCCACCGAGATCGCGGAGGAGAACTACTTCTTCCGCATGGGCCAGTATCAGGATCGCCTCGTACGGCTCCTCGAGGACGAGCCCGAGCGCATCCAGCCCGACGGCTATCGGCGCGAGGTGCTCGCGCTGCTGCGCGAGCCGATCGGCGACCTCTGCATCTCGCGCCCGAAGGCGCGCCTCACCTGGGGCATCGATCTGCCCTTCGACGACCGCTACGTCACCTACGTCTGGTTCGACGCGCTGCTGTCGTACGTGAGTGCGCTGGACGCCGCCGGCCGTCCCGAGCTGTGGCCCCACGCGCACCACCTGATCGCGAAGGACATCCTGAAGCCGCACGCGATCTTCTGGCCGACGATGCTGATGGCCGCCGGGATGCCGCTCTACCGCCGTCTGCACGTGCACGGCTACTGGCAGATGAACCAGGACAAGATGTCGAAGAGCCTCGGCAACGTCGTGCGCCCGCTCGACATGCAGGCGCGCTACGGCATGGACGCGTTCCGCTACTACCTGCTGCGCGAGATGGCGTTCGGGCAGGACGCGGAGTTCAGCGAGCAGGCGCTCGTCACGCGGCTCAACGCCGATCTCGCGAACGGCCTCGGCAACCTCGCGAGCCGCGTGCTGGCCATGCAGCAGCGCTACGTCGCCGGCGTCGTGCAGCCGGCCGCTCCCGAGGGACCGGACCTCGCGTTGCGCGCGGCGTTCGTGGTCGCCCGTCGCGAGCTCGACGAGCACGTCGCCGGGCTCGCGTTCCATCGCGCGCTCGAGGCGGTGTGGCGCGCGCTCGATCACGCCAACAAGTACGTCACCGAGACGGCGCCCTTCTCGCTCGCGAAGGATCCGGCGCAGAGGCCGCGCGTCGGCGCCATCCTGCGCGAGCTCTGCGAGGCGCTGCGGGTGACGGCGCAGCTGGTGGCGCCGTTCCTGCCCGAGACCGCGGCGCGGCTCGGCGCACAGCTCGGGCTCGATGCGGGGACGCTCGCGGACCTGGGCAGGCCGTGGGGCGAGACGTTCGCCGCAGGCCACCGGACGAGCAATCCGGAAGCGCTGTTCCCGCGAATCGAAGCCGTCCCGGCCTGA
- a CDS encoding peroxiredoxin, whose translation MAAHVQQPAPDFKTEAVVDGAFKEVSLSDYKGKWLILFFYPLDFTFVCPTEILAFNDRAPEFQKIGCEVVAASIDSKFSHLAWTNTPRKEGGIQGVTIPLLADVTKKIASDYGVLLPDGVALRGLFVIDPKGTVRSITINDLPIGRSVDEALRVVQAGQFADKHGEVCPANWKPGGDTMKPDPTGSKDYFKKVG comes from the coding sequence ATGGCCGCCCACGTCCAGCAGCCCGCCCCCGACTTCAAGACTGAGGCCGTCGTCGACGGCGCGTTCAAGGAAGTGTCGCTGAGCGACTACAAGGGGAAGTGGCTGATCCTGTTCTTCTATCCGCTCGACTTCACGTTCGTGTGCCCGACCGAGATCCTGGCCTTCAACGATCGCGCGCCGGAGTTCCAGAAGATCGGCTGCGAGGTCGTCGCCGCCTCGATCGACAGCAAGTTCTCGCACCTCGCCTGGACCAACACCCCCCGTAAGGAGGGCGGCATCCAGGGCGTGACCATCCCGCTGCTCGCCGACGTGACGAAGAAGATCGCGTCCGACTACGGCGTGCTGCTGCCCGACGGCGTCGCGCTGCGCGGCCTCTTCGTCATCGATCCGAAGGGCACCGTGCGCTCGATCACGATCAACGACCTGCCGATCGGCCGCTCGGTCGACGAGGCGCTGCGCGTCGTCCAGGCGGGCCAGTTCGCCGACAAGCACGGCGAGGTCTGCCCGGCCAACTGGAAGCCGGGCGGCGACACGATGAAGCCCGACCCGACCGGCTCGAAGGACTACTTCAAGAAGGTCGGCTGA
- a CDS encoding ATP-grasp domain-containing protein → MPPVTKVLVANRGEIARRVLRTLRAMGIAGVAVYSDADAGAPHVAEADEAVRIGPAPARESYLVADRLLDAARRTGADAVHPGYGFLAENADFAQACADTGLTFIGPTPAAIRAMGSKIEAKRIMAKAGVPVVPGAEGDDAALVKAAATVGFPVLVKASAGGGGKGMRVVRAADALPAALAAARREAEHAFGDGTLLLERYVDSPRHVEVQIFGDAHGTAIHLFERECSIQRRHQKVLEEAPSPAVDAALRARLGEAAVTAARAIGYVGAGTVEFILAPDGAFYFLEVNTRLQVEHPVTECVTGLDLVRLQIEVARGEPLRVRPETLRIDGHAIEARLYAEDAAHDFLPASGRVTLWSAPDVPGVRWDVGVAVGSEVGVHYDPMLAKVIAHGADRAEAIARLEAALRRLGVAGLTTNRDFLLAVLRHSAFAAGALDTHFVERHLPPAARTAASDPTVVRTHAIVATLEGHARRRDAAASPVPPSVPSGWRNNRWRPQRVEWRVGGDEIAVQYVVGGDGTVGVEAGELRGRAAVVARDAGGLVVELDGLRRRYETAASGDVTVVHSLLGTTELRELPVFPAARAEEVAGGCVAPMTGVVRAVHVAAGERVTRGQVLLVLEAMKMEHEMAAHADGVVREVRVEVGQMVDPDAVLVIVEADPALEA, encoded by the coding sequence GTGCCGCCCGTCACCAAGGTCCTGGTCGCGAACCGGGGCGAGATCGCCCGCCGCGTGCTGCGCACGCTGCGCGCCATGGGCATCGCGGGCGTCGCCGTGTACTCCGACGCCGACGCCGGTGCGCCGCACGTCGCCGAGGCCGACGAGGCCGTCCGCATCGGCCCGGCACCGGCGCGCGAGTCGTATCTCGTCGCCGACCGCCTCCTCGACGCCGCCCGGCGTACCGGCGCCGACGCCGTCCACCCCGGCTACGGCTTTCTCGCCGAGAACGCCGACTTCGCCCAGGCCTGCGCCGACACGGGCCTGACCTTCATCGGGCCGACGCCCGCCGCCATCCGCGCCATGGGCAGCAAGATCGAGGCGAAGCGCATCATGGCCAAGGCCGGCGTGCCGGTGGTGCCCGGCGCCGAGGGCGACGACGCCGCGCTCGTGAAGGCGGCGGCGACCGTCGGCTTCCCCGTCCTCGTGAAGGCCTCGGCCGGCGGCGGAGGCAAGGGCATGCGCGTCGTCCGTGCGGCCGACGCGCTGCCCGCGGCGCTCGCGGCCGCGCGGCGCGAGGCCGAGCACGCGTTCGGCGACGGGACGCTGCTCCTCGAGCGCTACGTCGATTCCCCGCGGCACGTCGAGGTGCAGATCTTCGGCGACGCGCACGGCACGGCGATCCATCTCTTCGAGCGCGAGTGCTCGATCCAGCGCCGGCACCAGAAGGTGCTGGAGGAGGCGCCGTCGCCCGCGGTCGACGCCGCGCTGCGCGCGCGGCTCGGCGAGGCGGCGGTGACGGCGGCGCGCGCCATCGGCTACGTCGGCGCGGGGACCGTCGAGTTCATCCTGGCGCCCGACGGCGCGTTCTACTTCCTCGAGGTGAACACGCGCCTCCAGGTCGAGCATCCGGTCACCGAGTGCGTCACCGGGCTCGACCTCGTCCGCCTGCAGATCGAGGTGGCGCGCGGCGAGCCGCTGCGCGTGCGGCCCGAGACGCTGCGGATCGACGGCCACGCGATCGAGGCGCGCCTCTACGCCGAGGACGCGGCGCACGACTTCCTGCCGGCGAGCGGCCGCGTGACGCTGTGGTCGGCGCCCGACGTGCCGGGCGTGCGCTGGGACGTCGGCGTCGCGGTCGGCTCCGAGGTCGGCGTCCACTACGACCCGATGCTGGCGAAGGTGATCGCGCACGGCGCGGACCGCGCCGAGGCGATCGCGCGGCTCGAGGCGGCGCTGCGCCGGCTCGGTGTCGCCGGGCTGACGACCAACCGCGACTTCCTGCTCGCGGTTCTGCGCCATTCCGCATTCGCGGCGGGCGCGCTCGACACGCACTTCGTCGAGCGGCACCTGCCGCCGGCGGCGCGGACCGCCGCGTCCGATCCGACGGTCGTGCGCACGCACGCCATCGTCGCCACGCTCGAGGGTCATGCGCGCCGCCGCGACGCCGCAGCGAGCCCCGTGCCGCCGAGCGTGCCGTCGGGCTGGCGCAACAACCGCTGGCGGCCGCAGCGCGTCGAGTGGCGCGTGGGCGGTGACGAGATCGCGGTGCAGTACGTCGTCGGCGGCGACGGTACCGTCGGGGTCGAAGCAGGCGAGCTGCGCGGGCGCGCCGCCGTGGTCGCGCGCGACGCGGGCGGCCTCGTCGTCGAGCTGGACGGCCTGCGGCGGCGCTACGAGACGGCCGCCTCGGGCGACGTCACCGTCGTGCACTCGCTGCTCGGGACCACCGAGCTGCGCGAGCTGCCCGTGTTCCCCGCCGCGCGGGCCGAGGAGGTCGCCGGCGGCTGCGTCGCGCCGATGACCGGCGTCGTGCGCGCGGTACACGTCGCCGCCGGCGAGCGGGTGACGCGCGGCCAGGTGCTGCTCGTGCTCGAGGCCATGAAGATGGAGCACGAGATGGCGGCCCACGCCGACGGCGTCGTGCGCGAGGTGCGCGTCGAGGTCGGGCAGATGGTCGATCCCGACGCGGTGCTGGTGATCGTCGAGGCCGACCCCGCCCTCGAGGCCTGA
- the bfr gene encoding bacterioferritin, which translates to MKGSKKVIDALNDVLSGELVGINQYFLHAKMCKNWGYERLYEENRKESIEEMKHAEDLVDRILFLEGVPNLQKLGKLSIGETVPEQLKADLALEMDAVALLNRSIATCVAESDNTSRELLEEILESEEEHVDWLETQLGLIAKLGETTYLSEQMRK; encoded by the coding sequence ATGAAGGGCAGCAAGAAGGTGATCGACGCTCTCAACGACGTCCTCTCGGGAGAGCTCGTGGGGATCAACCAGTACTTCCTGCACGCGAAGATGTGCAAAAACTGGGGATACGAGCGGCTCTACGAGGAGAATCGGAAGGAATCGATCGAGGAGATGAAGCATGCCGAGGATCTGGTCGACCGGATCCTGTTCCTGGAGGGCGTCCCCAACCTCCAGAAGCTCGGCAAGCTGAGCATCGGCGAGACGGTCCCCGAGCAGCTGAAGGCGGATCTCGCCCTGGAGATGGACGCGGTCGCGCTGCTGAACCGCTCCATCGCCACCTGTGTCGCCGAGAGCGACAACACCTCCCGCGAGCTGCTCGAGGAGATACTCGAGAGCGAGGAGGAGCACGTCGACTGGCTCGAGACCCAGCTGGGTCTCATCGCCAAGCTCGGAGAGACGACCTACCTCTCCGAGCAGATGCGCAAGTAG